The Salmo salar chromosome ssa06, Ssal_v3.1, whole genome shotgun sequence sequence CCAGACTGTGTCATTACCGACCGCGAGTCCCATACCTTTAATCTTAATTTCTTTGACAGACTCACTAGAATATGGAGAGAATGGTTCAGAATATTAgagatcaatgaaagaaagccatgTAAACACATGCATATTCATctcattttcagcaccaattggtagatttaaaaatactctgatcttgtattatttagggttaggaaaatATTCATGAATTATAATAAAAAAGAGGTTTGGACAACCTTTACCacactaaactctccttccagactcacattaagcatctccaatccaaaattaaatctagaatcggcttcctatatcgcaacaaagcatccttcactcatcgccaaacccactggctacaggttatctacaagtctctgctaggcaaagccccgccttatctcacctcactggtcaccatagcagcacccactcgtagcatgcgcatgcgccaattcctcctttggccacctttccttccagttctctgctgccaaagactgcaaaaatctctaaagctggagactcatatctacCTCACTaggtttaagcaccagctgtcagagcaactcacagatcactgcacctgtacatagcccatctgtaaacagcccatctatttacctacctcatccccatactgtatttatttatttatcttgtttctttgcaccccagtatctctacttgtacattaatcttctgcacatctaccattcccgtgtttaattgctatattgtaattactctgccaccatggcttatttattgccttaacttacctcatttgcactcactgtatatagactttttgttttcttttgttctactgtattattgactgtatgttttgtttattccatgtgtaactctgttgttgtatgtgtcgaattgctactctttatcttggccaggtcgcagttgcaaatgagaacttgttcgcaactagcctacctggttaaataaaggtgaaataaataaattaaataaaaaatatattggtgaatcaaaaatacagtagttcgattcatcctgaaagttgaCATTCAATTGTTCAATCCATAAAATATTGCAAGGTGAGAAAAGAGTACAATAGGGATGAAAcagtagtcctataaatctaccctaataatcctcactaatcatggaactgtgaTGACAACCGTCCAAtctccaggtttaaactgctacGTATGGTCTATGTTCCATAaggattcaaataggctacatgtcccaaattattgcacaGCTTGTAATacgttagcctaatatgatccactatGGCTAGCGATCCTCAGGAACAACCACACGAAGGTGAAAGAGGAAGAAAATGCTAACGATAGTGGGTAATATTTAACACAATACAAATTGTAAAATTTCGGacatataattaaaacattctgcAAATCATAAATCAACTCAGTAGGTTTGGTGTTATAATGTCATTTGCTCAtggctacagaagcctatagcttgGGTCTCCAAATGTCGTCCCTGCAAGGTTATAAGGTCAGTATTTCATAAATGTCCCTGTGGAAAAGGTGATATGTTGATATGTTACAGTTTGCCGCCGTACTGTACGACTGGTTTCAGATTTGTCTCCAGCGATCATTAGGTAAAATAGATCTAAAACAATTGTCTTTgatatttacaatccccttatcCAAAAAGCTTActaatttacctagctcttatcaatagcgcttatcaatttgtaaattacagtgcatggagaatgatGTTATTTCTATTGAAAAATTATGTTATTCCACTTGGAACAGACAGGTTGCTCGACCTCATTCATCGCTTGATCACGCATAAAGATtgtggaattatgagggaattaagtcgCGGTcagaatacagtgtatctgtagacacacttccgccacaccttcatttctTTGATTTCACACCTTAATTTCCTTAATCTCTACCCCAAACGAATAGCGgatgaatagcatgctattctcatgcttaagttcaacGTTAGAATACGTATAAAGAGAAATAAGTGAATTATGTTCCATTTACACACTTAACTTGGGTCGGAATTTCCCCCTTTATGAACACATTTCATTCTCACTCACCAGTTCCAAAAAGGTGTTCTCCAGGGATCTGTATTCTGAAGAGCTCTTGTTGAAGAGATCATCTGAGAACCTCATGTTGGTGACCCGTAGACTGAAGAACACCACCAGCTCCCTGCCTTTACTCGCCGTGGTCATGGAGGGAGTGGTCAGGTATCTTAGTGGTGGAGAAGCTGTGGTCTCGACGGGGTGCTCCTCAGGAGCCAATGAGTATCCACTGGCCTCTGGAAGGTCAATGGGCTCTGTGCTCACCAGGTCCATTTGGTCAAGTTCGTCTGAAAGGTCTTGCACACGCTCGTCCTCAGGTTCTGAGACCTCTACGACCTCTTCAGCCTCTTCATCGATAACAACCACCTCAGGCTCCTCAGTATCCTCCACTATAAGCCTTAATTCTGAAGGTGACTCTGTTACATCTACCACAGGCACAGTGTCAGATTCTGCAGGTGGTGTTGGCGTAGAGTCTGGGATGGGTTCTGCTATCACTGCTAtcttctcttcactctcctctgGCAATGGAGCCACTTCCACTTCACTGACCTCTGCTGTGTCATCTTTGTAATAGGAGAATATATTTCAATAAGTCACTAACCATCAAGTGTGTTTTACCCATACTGCAAATGCCTGCCAACTGTCCAATACATAATACATTATCCTGCTTTATACTGAATGTGGAGCTTCATTCCCTATATGACTGCTGGAATAAAACCGTTCCAGACGAGCCATTCACTTCTGCCGGGGCCTTGCAGTGAATAATATTTGTCTGATTTATTTTATAAAAATCAATCAGCATCATTTGATAAAGTATCTCTCAGCAGTATAAGCATTGGTAATGAATGAATTGTCAAAAGCCTTGTGTTTACTGCATACAAAATGATAAACACGACAAAAGATTCATCAGCAGGCCGCACAGCACTCAGTCCAAATATAGACCATTAATACATCTCCTCCCTGGGCCGGGCTGTAATTATTAGTTGTGATGCAACTGCACTCCTCTAGCAACAAAATTCATTGTTGAAAATGTTTAATTATATATGCATGTTATCTGTTCTTTACTGGTCTATAACAGCCTTTATAACCTGCATTACGCACCTGTTTCTTCCACAGTATCAACAGCTTCTTCATGATAGCTGTCCTCATACCCGTGGTATTCAGGCAACAGTTCCTTCATGTCCTCCTCAGCTGACTGGTCTTCTACTGGGGCAATATTGTCCTCTTCAACAGGATCAGTTTCCTCTCCAAATAGAGTGTCCTCTAAAGAATCCACAGGTTGGATGATTTTAATTTCTTCAGCTGGTGGCTCACTAATATTTTCCTCAAGCTGTGTTTCCTCAACTACCTCTTCCTCAGGTTCTGGTTCTTCAGCTTCCTCAGGCATTGGTTCTTCAACTTCCTTTTCCTCAGGTTCCGAGACCTCAACTACCTCTTCCTCAGGTCCTGGATCTTCAAGTACCTCTTCCTCAGGCTCCGGTTCTTGAACCTCCTCTTCCTCAGGCATTGGTTCTTCAACTTCCTCTTCTTCAGGTTCCAAGACCTCAACCACCTCTTCCTCAGGTTCTGTTTCCTCAATTACCTCTTCCTCATATTCTGGTTcttcaactacctcatcctctgGTTCTGGTTCTTCAACTACCTCTTCTTCGGGCTTTGGTTCCTCAACTACCTCTTCCTCAGGCTTTGGTTCCTCAACTACCTCTTCCTCAGGCTTTGGTTCCTCAACTACCTCTTCCTCAGGCTCTGGTTCCATAACTACCTCTTTCTCAGGTTCTAGTTCCTCAACTACCTCTTCCGCAGGTTCTAGTTCCGCAACTACCGCTTCCTCAGGTTCTAGTTCCTCAACAACCGCTTCCTCAGGTTGTAGTTCCTCAACTACCGCTTCCTCAGGTTCTAGTTcctcaacaacctcttcctcaggtTCTAGTTCCTCAACTACCGCTTCCTCAGGCTCTGGTTCCTCAACTATGTCTTCCTCAGGCTCTGATTCCTCAATTACCTCTTCCTCATATTCTGGTTCTTCAACAAGCTCAACCTCTGGTTCTGGTTCCTCAACTACCTCTTCTTCTGGTTTCTCAACTACCTTTTCCTCATGTTCCAAGACCTCAATTACCTCTTCCTCAGTTTCTGGTTCTTCAACTACCTCTTCCTCAGGTTCTGGTTCCTCAACTATTGCTTCCTCTGGTTTCTCAACTACCCTTTCCTTAGGTTCTGAGACCTCAACTACCTCTTCCTCAGGCTTTGGGTCCTCAATTACCTCTTCCTCAGGCTCTGGTTCCTCAACAACCTCTTTCTCAGGTTCTAGTTCCTCAACTACGTCTTCCGCAGGTTCTAGTTCCTCAACTACCGGTTcctcaacaacctcttcctcaggtTCTAGTTCCTCAACTACCTCTTCCTCAGGTTCTAGTTCCTCAACAACCGCTTCCTCAGGTTGTAGTTCCTCAACTACCGCTTCCTCAGGTTCTAGTTcctcaacaacctcttcctcaggtTCTAGTTCCTCAACTACCGCTTCCTCAGGATCTGGTTCCTCAACTATGTCTTCCTCAGGCTCTGATTCCTCAATTACCTCTTCCTCATATTCTGGTTCTTCAACAACCTCAACCTCTGGTTCTGGTTCCTCAACTACCTCTTCTTCTGGTTTCTCAACTACCTTTTCCTCATGTTCCAAGACCTCAATTACCTCTTCCTCAGTTTCTGGTTCTTCAACTACCTCTTCCTCAGGCTCTGGTTCCTCAACAACCTCTTTCTCAGGTTCTAGTTCCTCAACTACGTCTTCCGCAGGTTCTAGTTCCTCAACTACCGGTTcctcaacaacctcttcctcaggtTCTAGTTCCTCAACTACCTCTTCCTCAGGCTCTGGTTCCTCAGCTATGTCTTCCTCCGGCTCTGATTCCTCAATTACCTCTTCCTCATGTTCTGATTttgcaactacctcatcctctgGTTCTGGTTCCTCAACTACCTCGTCTTCAGGCTTTGGTTCCTCAACTACTTCTTCCTCAGGTTCTAGTTCCTCAACTACGTCTTCCGCAGGTTCTAGTTCCTCAACTACCGGTTcctcaacaacctcttcctcaggtTCTAGTTCCTCAACTACCTCTTCCTCAGGCTCTGGTTCCTCAGCTATGTCTTCCTCAGGCTCTGATTCCTCAATTACCTCTTCCTCATGTTCTGGTTttgcaactacctcatcctctgGTTCTGGTTCCTCAACTACCTCTTCTTCAGGCTTTGGTTCCTCAACTACCTCTTCCTCAGGCTCTGGTTCTTTAACTACCTCTTCATCAGGTTCTAGTTCCTCAACTACCTCTTCCTCAGGTTCTAGTTCCTCAACAACCACTTCCTCATGTTCTAGTTCCTCAACGACCTCTTCCTCAGGTTCTAGTTCCTCAAATACCTCATCCTCTGGTTCTGGTTCTTCAACTACCTCTTCTTCTGTTTTCTCAACTACCTTTTCCTCATGTTCCGAAACCTCAATTATCTTTTCTTCAGGTTCTGGTTCTTCAACGTCCTCTTCCTCAGGTTCTGGTTCCTCAACTACCTCTTCCTCTGGTTTCTCAACTACCTCTTCATCAGGTTCTGGTTCCTCAACTACCTCTTCCTCAGGCTCCTCAACTACCTCTTCCTCAGGTTCTAGTTCCTCAACTACCTCTTCCGCAGGCTCTGGTTCTTCAACTACGGCTTCCTCAGGTTCTAATTCCTCAACTACCTCTTCCTCGGGTTCTAGTTCCTCAACTACCTCTTCCTCAGGCTCTGGTTCCTCAACTACCGCTTCCTCAGGTTTTAGTTCCTCAACTATGTCTTCCTCAGGTTCCAAGAGCTCAACTACCTCTTCCTCTGGTTCCTCAACTACCTCTTCCTCAGGTTCTATTTCCTCAAGTACCTCTTTCTCAGGTTCCAAGTCCTCAACTACCTCTTCCTCAGTTTGTAGTTCCTCAAGTACCTCTTTCTCAGGTTCCAACAactcaactacctcttccccaggTTCAAGCTTGTCAACTACTTCTTCCTCAGGTTCCAAGACCTCACCTACCTCTTCATCAGGTTCCGAGACCTCATCTACCTTTTCCCCAGGTTCTGGTTCCTCAGCTACCTCTTCCTCAGGTTCCAAGTTCTCAACTACTTCTTCCTCAGTTTCCAAGACCTCAACTACAAAGACCTCATCTACCTCAGGTTCTGGTTCCTCAACTGTGTCTTCCTTGGGCTCCGGTTCTTCAACTACCTCTTCCTCAAGTTCGGGTTCCTCAGTTACTTCTTCCTCAGGCTCTGGTTCCTCAAATACATCTTCCTCAGTTTCTGGTTCCACAACTACCTCTTCCTCAGGTTCTAGTTTCTCAACTACCTCTTCCTCAGGTTCCAAGAGCTCAACTACCTCTTCCTCTGGTTCCTCAACTACCTCTTCCTCGGGCTCTGGTTCCTGAAGTACCTCTTTCTCAGGTTCTGAGACCTCTACTGCCTCTTCCTCAGTTTGTAGTTCCTCAAGAACCTCTTTCTCAGGTTCCAACACCTCAACTACCTCTTCCTCAGGTTCTGGTTCAACTACTTCTTCCTCAGGTTCCAAGACCTCAACTACCTCTTCCTCACGTTCCGAGACCTCATTTACCTTTTCACCAGGTTCTGGTTCCTCAGCTACCTCTTCCTCAGGTTCCGAGTTCTCAACTACTTCTTCCTCAGGTTCTAAGACCTCAACTACCAAGACCTCATCTACATCTGCCTCAGGTTCTGGATCTTCAACTACGTCTTCATTGGGCTCTGGTTCCTCAAATACCTCTTCCTCAGGTTCTGGTTCCACAACTACCTCTTTTTCAGGTTCCGAGATCTCAACTACCTCTTCCTCAGGTTCTGGTTCCTCAACCTCTTCCCCTTCAATCGGAATAAGGATAATATCCTCCTCAACTTCAAAGTCCTCTATTGCTTCAGTGGCAGGCTGATCTGTGATGGCTGAGAGACTTGTCATAGGTAATCCAGGGTTAGAAACCTCTTCCTCAGTGGCAATGGCTGTGGTAAACTTAATCTGAGTGGTTGGAGTAGGCTCAGCCTCCTTCTCAACAACAGCCTCCTCCTCTGATATCAAGTTAGGAAGGAGTTTAGCTGGAGCATTAGTTTCTATACTTTCTATTTCAGGAGCGGAGGTAATATCCAAATCCTCATGGGGTAAAACAGGGTACCCATTAGTAGGGACTAAATTACCAAAAGGTGGCTCAGGGTATTCCTCAGCAGGAGAGGTTGGGAAATAGTCTCTTACAAGCTCACCAGTTCCCTCATCAATGGCTTGAATGGTTTCAATCATGTGTGTGATAAATGGTACCTCTTCCTCTGGTTCAGTTGTTGCTTCAGATTCACTCTCCACTAATTCATCACTAGTATCCTTGTAGATGTAGGGCACATCTCCTCTCTCTGGTGgtgctgcttcttcttctttaTCTGGAATATCTGTAGAGTCCAGGAGGGTGACGAGCGCATTTTCCTTTTCCACAGGGCCAAGTGGAACATCCAGACGAGGCTTCTCCATGGCAATCTCTGGCTCATCTGTGGATATGTCCAGATCGTTGTGGAAAGCTGGCTCACTGGACTGTTGATGAAACAGACAAAAAAAGCATGTTGATGCAAAGTATGGTATTTTACCATTGGTAGTCTAGATTAATAAGCCAGTACTTACATCTTCAATCGTTTCCTCGACAGCTTCCTCAACAGGTGTTGTAGTTGGTGGAATCCCTTTTACTGTGGAAAGACGTACAACAATGATGCAAAACATGTATTTCAAAAATATAACATACCTTGTTCACAGTGATTTGGCTACCTGGTTCAAAGTTTAATGACTGTAGATCCACTGGCAGAGAGGCCTCTTCACTCAAAGCCTTGGCCACCATTTCCCGCAGGCTGGGCACAGCTGACACTGGAGTCCCTGTGTTATCCTCTGAAATTGTCTGAAAGACCAGAGAATAGTGCACTGTCACTCCTCCAGGTCTGAAAAAGAAGAATATATTGTATGAGAGAAAATAAGAGTAGTTGGTGATTACTGTATTATACAGATCTATATACACTTTAAGCAATTAACTATCAACTAAAAACAAAGCAATCCCCTGGCAGGTTTAAGAATTGGAGAGTCAAGATACAAGATCAATTGAAAAGTAGTATACTTGAAATGCAGAGCATTGAAATCAACCACTTTTTTCTTGCAGATTTTAATGACACTATCAGAAATGTATCAATATTCAGCTCTGTCAATGCAGAAGCCGGAGGGTAAACATATTAGTTCAATAGGATTAATAGCAATGATACATCAATGTTGATACAtcaatttctttcctttttgttTTTGTGAATAGTGAAGATGCCAAGGTCGAATGAGTTGTGTATCCTTTATCAGATTAGTGAAGCGGGCTCGAGCCACTAACGGGCATGGATATTATTGCATGTGACAGCACTGGCCACCACAGGGCCCGCAAATTAGGGAGGGATCAACTCAGCAATTATTCTATTCACACAGGGCTTTGTATTGCACTACTTACTTGCCTTCCATCCTAAGATGAAGAAGCCTATGAAAACCTTGTTAACCCAAAAGGGATACTTTGTGATTTTGGCAACAAGGCCCTCTATCTACTtctccagagtcagatgaactcgttgATATCATTTTTTAtgtctgcatgcagtttgaaggaagtagcGCTAAAgaaattgctaactagcattagctcaATGACTGGAAATCTACTGGTGtgctactagcatgctagcagaaaccatagacttccagtcaatgTGCTAATGCTacttagcattggctcacaaaactacagtacctctaacttccttcatactgtacacagagacataaaaatggtacccACGAGTTAATCTgattctggggaagtagatagagggcctcattgccaaaatcccaaagtatccctttaaatgaGCTACAGAAGGGGAGAAAAATGAGTCCCTGTTTCAGCTGACTTTGGTCGTCATTTCTCAACAATGTCCTGGTTGATGCATTGACCCATCAGGGCTGCAGTGCAAAAACAGCTGAGTAATAGAGCTCGCCAGCATGTAGTCCTAAAAACCAGAAATGatttacctctggttcgttcagccattcccATGGGCAAAATGAATGGCGAAAGAATAAGGTTTTGGAATAAatgccgaaaataaggtctgaggttaaaaCCGGCTTATGAGATcttatatgttttgttctatgagataacatcagtcagttaacatgacctttatgaattatgaagactttgtctattattttttacattttcacaAATGCTTCAAAATTCAGAAATAGTgatgttagctgatgaagattataGCATAGAACAAAACGAAAATATGATCTCCTAAGCAATCTTTATGAAAAAAAAAACTCTACAAAAACTCAATTTTGACATAGgctttgttcaatgaaccatagcagagttagtgcctacaaaaagacgccattactCTCTATTAATCTCTATTGCCGAGTTGCTGTTTGTTTAGGggaaaatccatttgaattcaatcacttttttaaAGCAGCACTTTTGATTTGAAcgaaaccttccatacatatttgTGATTTGTAAAAgtgctcagaaagtgactttttggacctgaatgccaaaacattgaaGCGATAAAGATGCTGAAAGTTTAcctattttgcataccccaccatagcATGAGACATTCATGTCTTCATtaatggaaaatataaatggttgAGGTTAACATCATttgaaagcttacaaacagggttgttaAACAAACAATTGTATTATTtcttgatttatttttatttggataaatatgtcttttttttcttttttcttaaaCGTTAATTATCAAAACtatatataccgtaatttccggactattaagcgcacctgaatataagccgcacccactgaataaaaaaaaaaatatatattttgaacataaataagccgcacatttctataagccgcaggtgcctaccggtacattgaaacaaattaactttacacaggctttaacaaaacacggcttgtaacaaaaataaatgggctttaacgaaacacggcttgtaacaaaaaataaaaaatttgcagtaagctttagttgtctttttgcactgagtcaattcctcacgttgctgtttccaacgtcttatcatcgactcattaagaccaagctctcgtgcagcagctctattaccttttccaacagccagatcaatcgccttcaacttgaaagctgcatcatatgcatttctccgtgtctttgccatgatgagggtgacaaaatgactaccgtaatcagaatgatgggaagtttgagagcgctcgatttaatctaaacagtaaacagaaaagttgtttgaccttaacccgttcggcaatttcattggtctaatgaaagcttcatgccgccaaaaaactgagcacgtcacagaatgtgttttttggagaaaaaaaaattgaaagcgggaaaaatccatatattagccgcgtcattgtttaagccgcgaggttcaaagcctgggaaaaaagttgcggcttatagtccggaatttacgttgttccactggatatcataaggtgaatgcaccaatttgtaagtcgctctggataagagcgtctgctaaatgacttaaatgtaaatttaAATGTATATGGgtgattggaaattatgcagacggttacattgatagaagccacaatctatctgcaatgttAAAGCTGATCCTATTTTTTTCATCTTCacatatgttgtagcttagaccctattttaAATAATCTggggtttttgtgttgtgcccgccatcggctgagacacaacatgctcttgaatccagggtgggtgtcatgttttggctAATAAAATGGGAATAAAATTtcaactttcaaatggtaccacaaagatggttggaggtccacacatATCAGAGAaggttgacttgaatgggaatatctgttgttttaaattatactctcaatcctccataggaaacctattgaaatcatagaaatatataTCATAGAATAGACCATTTAAGTTGACATTCGATGGTGGGTGGACCGGGGGCCATCTTTGTGGTTGTAATTAGAAGTtaacatttcaattcaatttaaatgtCAACGGTGTATCAGTTAATGGCAGTGGTCTGAGGGGATATATAGGTCCATTctattaattatatttctataaTTGAAATTAAACCCAGCCTGTTTTTAAGAGCACGTTGTGTCTCAACCAATTGCAAGCACAACATAAAAACCTCAGATGATGTAAAGTAAGGTCTAAGCTACAACACATGCGAATATGAAAAAAATCGTAGTTTATCAATTTTTAGATAATTCATGTTTTTATAAAAAGAAACTCAACCGTAGGTTGAAgatgtgatgaagacatggatgtctcgtggtttggtggggtatgcaaaaggggtaaactttgagcacctttatctcctgaatgttttggcattgaGTTCCAAAAAGTCCCTTTCTGTCCAATTCTTCCATGGACAAACATGTATTCGAAagttttgtttaaatcaaaagggatgctgtcaaaaagtgattgaattgaaatggatttacTCTTAGGTTATCTGATCCCTCTCTCCCTGGGTCCTGTGATAGATCCAGATACACACTGAGCAGAGCAGCAGACTGGCAGGGACaagcacagacagagagggaaactgCAGCTACCACTCAAGATGGCTCTCATCACAGTAATTAAATTACCCTTCACTCCCATGGGCCTCGCTAAGATTTGGAGAGGGGGAAGAAAAGAGGCCATTAGTATGTGATTTATTGACTTGTCAGCCATTAGTATGTGATATAATGACTTGTCAGCCATTAGTATGTGATATATTGATTTATCATCTACAAAGGAAATAAAACGTCCTTCATTGCTGGTCGGGTGTCATCACAAACATGTGCTTTTCACTCGTGACATGTATTCTTTTGTATTtgaatgtaaagatataatgACTTTTaaagatatacagtgagggaaaaaagtatttgatccctctgcaaaacatgacttagtacttggtggcaaaacccttgttggcaatcacagaggtcagacatttcttgtagttggccaccaggtttgcacacatctcaggagggattttgtcccactcctctttgcagatcttctccaagtcattaaggtttcgaggctgatgtttggcaactcgaaccttcagctccctccacagattttatatgggattaaggtctggagactggctaggccactccaggaccttaatgtgcttcttcttgagccactcctttgttgccttggccgtgtgttttgggtcattgtcatgctggaatacccacccacgacccattttcaatgccctggctgaggaaaggaggttctcacccaagatttgacggtacatggccccgtccatcgtccctttgatgcggtgaagttgtcctgtccccttagcagaaaaacaccccccaaagcataatgtttccacctccatgtttgacggtggggatgatattcttggggtcataggcagcattcctcctcgtccaaacacggcgagttgatttgatgccaaagagctccattttggtctcatctgaccacaacactttcacccagttgtcctctgaatcattcagatgttcattggcaaactacagacgggcatgtatatgtgctttcttgagcagggggacattgcgggcgctgcaggatttcagtccttcacggcgtagtgtgttaccaattgttttcttggtgactatggtaccagctgccttgagatcattgacaagatcctcccttgtagttctgggctgattcctcaccgttctcatgatcattgcaactccacgaggtgagatcttgcatggagccccaggccgagggagattgatagttcttttgtgtttcttccatttgcgaataatcgcaccaaatgttgtcaccttctcaccaagctgcatggcgatggtcttgtagcccattccagccttgtgtaggtctacaatcttgtccctgacatccttggagagctctttggtcttggccatggtggagagtttggaatctgattgattgattgctgctgtggacaggtgtctttttatacaggtaacaaactgagattaggagcactccgtttaagagtgtgctcctaatctcagttcgttacctgtataaaagacacctgggagccagatatCTTTGTGATTGAgacggggtcaaatacttatttccctcattaaaatgcaaataaatttctaacatttttgacatgcgtttttctggatttttttgttgttattctgtctctcactgttcaaataaacctaccattaaaattatagactgataatttctttatcagtgggcaaacgtacaaaatcagcaggggatcaaatacttttttcccctcactgtaatgaCCTTCAAAGGAAAGATGTATTTTTGGTATGCATGTGGTTCACACTAATGACTAAAGTTTTCTTATTACAGTCAGCATAGCCAGGAGCACAACCTGTAGCATGACAGAATGGCTTGGAAGGCACTCAAATATTTTCTGTTCCTGGCATTTGACTGCATTTCAGCTAGGTGGGAATGGGCTTGTTATGTATTCAAATGAATCCAGAGTCCATTCCAAATCAACACG is a genomic window containing:
- the LOC106607694 gene encoding interphotoreceptor matrix proteoglycan 2 isoform X1, whose translation is MPWKCGLIITLFLFLFTLQATAIKERNNRGSLQRGVIGTETEAINSMHLVELLKTTKQNSNVRTIFELEKHRRKRSAVFHSGVRVCPQETINEVIASHQAYYRLRVCQEAVWEAFRIFYDRIPVTTEYTTWVHTCQHESLCLADLATNFSNSEEHMSMVYRRMNLRDERQSTGAEAAATTAAPEVTEIAGPEETQTAAPEPPTPVTSDASVPDAPEDTVEEEVEEETAAEEDSELPNIVPENHVEEIVEFSIDLVDPGYRELLDDPDSPQYVDLSHHLQDQMLHVFDKLPGFKEISVLGISEAHGSEGPGGVTVHYSLVFQTISEDNTGTPVSAVPSLREMVAKALSEEASLPVDLQSLNFEPVKGIPPTTTPVEEAVEETIEDSSEPAFHNDLDISTDEPEIAMEKPRLDVPLGPVEKENALVTLLDSTDIPDKEEEAAPPERGDVPYIYKDTSDELVESESEATTEPEEEVPFITHMIETIQAIDEGTGELVRDYFPTSPAEEYPEPPFGNLVPTNGYPVLPHEDLDITSAPEIESIETNAPAKLLPNLISEEEAVVEKEAEPTPTTQIKFTTAIATEEEVSNPGLPMTSLSAITDQPATEAIEDFEVEEDIILIPIEGEEVEEPEPEEEVVEISEPEKEVVVEPEPEEEVFEEPEPNEDVVEDPEPEADVDEVLVVEVLEPEEEVVENSEPEEEVAEEPEPGEKVNEVSEREEEVVEVLEPEEEVVEPEPEEEVVEVLEPEKEVLEELQTEEEAVEVSEPEKEVLQEPEPEEEVVEEPEEEVVELLEPEEEVVEKLEPEEEVVVEPETEEDVFEEPEPEEEVTEEPELEEEVVEEPEPKEDTVEEPEPEVDEVFVVEVLETEEEVVENLEPEEEVAEEPEPGEKVDEVSEPDEEVGEVLEPEEEVVDKLEPGEEVVELLEPEKEVLEELQTEEEVVEDLEPEKEVLEEIEPEEEVVEEPEEEVVELLEPEEDIVEELKPEEAVVEEPEPEEEVVEELEPEEEVVEELEPEEAVVEEPEPAEEVVEELEPEEEVVEEPEEEVVEEPEPDEEVVEKPEEEVVEEPEPEEEDVEEPEPEEKIIEVSEHEEKVVEKTEEEVVEEPEPEDEVFEELEPEEEVVEELEHEEVVVEELEPEEEVVEELEPDEEVVKEPEPEEEVVEEPKPEEEVVEEPEPEDEVVAKPEHEEEVIEESEPEEDIAEEPEPEEEVVEELEPEEEVVEEPVVEELEPAEDVVEELEPEEEVVEEPKPEDEVVEEPEPEDEVVAKSEHEEEVIEESEPEEDIAEEPEPEEEVVEELEPEEEVVEEPVVEELEPAEDVVEELEPEKEVVEEPEPEEEVVEEPETEEEVIEVLEHEEKVVEKPEEEVVEEPEPEVEVVEEPEYEEEVIEESEPEEDIVEEPDPEEAVVEELEPEEEVVEELEPEEAVVEELQPEEAVVEELEPEEEVVEELEPEEEVVEEPVVEELEPAEDVVEELEPEKEVVEEPEPEEEVIEDPKPEEEVVEVSEPKERVVEKPEEAIVEEPEPEEEVVEEPETEEEVIEVLEHEEKVVEKPEEEVVEEPEPEVELVEEPEYEEEVIEESEPEEDIVEEPEPEEAVVEELEPEEEVVEELEPEEAVVEELQPEEAVVEELEPEEAVVAELEPAEEVVEELEPEKEVVMEPEPEEEVVEEPKPEEEVVEEPKPEEEVVEEPKPEEEVVEEPEPEDEVVEEPEYEEEVIEETEPEEEVVEVLEPEEEEVEEPMPEEEEVQEPEPEEEVLEDPGPEEEVVEVSEPEEKEVEEPMPEEAEEPEPEEEVVEETQLEENISEPPAEEIKIIQPVDSLEDTLFGEETDPVEEDNIAPVEDQSAEEDMKELLPEYHGYEDSYHEEAVDTVEETDDTAEVSEVEVAPLPEESEEKIAVIAEPIPDSTPTPPAESDTVPVVDVTESPSELRLIVEDTEEPEVVVIDEEAEEVVEVSEPEDERVQDLSDELDQMDLVSTEPIDLPEASGYSLAPEEHPVETTASPPLRYLTTPSMTTASKGRELVVFFSLRVTNMRFSDDLFNKSSSEYRSLENTFLELLLPYLQSNLTGFKKLEILNFRNGSIVVNSKMKFTKSVPYNVTQAVHCVLEDFCNAAAMRLNIEIDSHSLDIEPADQADPCKFLACNDFSHCVVNRWSREAECLCDPGYMAKDGLPCQSICVLQPDYCQNGGHCEIIPGHGATCRYPEKYTSSRPDKLRTSSVE